The following coding sequences are from one Saccopteryx bilineata isolate mSacBil1 chromosome 3, mSacBil1_pri_phased_curated, whole genome shotgun sequence window:
- the C3H1orf56 gene encoding protein MENT — protein sequence MVPAAGALLWALLLSLGTRAAAGAQGPTSTGTQPVSFRFRSPMTRNYRSTLRTGVPPKRKIIMEDEDDVVATADRLAGPAAAELLASTVSTDVSRLRSWEQDEDGSLEEGVVINALKNSTDSEITNSNSASTRPGSQSRFAANIQEPEYRLTTSLPPSTWRSTEHPRLSDTSLTRWSTAGSTPRQPSPTAMPPPEDLRLVLMPWGPWHCHCKSGTMSRTRAGRLQGLSGRLRIGALSQLRTEHRPCTYQQCSCNQSREECPLDSGPCFGTSCTTQTTTKLKSSPSTRASPALAFWRQVRTGLEEIWNSLSSVFTKMQPIERNRR from the exons ATGGTCCCCGCCGCCGGCGCGCTGCTCTGGGCCCTGCTGCTGAGTCTGGGGACCCGGGCGGCGGCGGGGGCCCAAGGCCCAACTTCAACTGGGACACAGCCGGTCAGTTTCCGCTTCAGGAGCCCGATGACCCGCAACTACCGGTCCACCCTCCGGACCGGTGTTCCCCCGAAGAGGAAGATAATAATGGAGGATGAGGATGACGTCGTGGCCACTGCCGACCGCCTGGCAGGCCCCGCCGCTGCCGAGCTGTTGGCCTCTACGGTGTCTACGGACGTCAGCAGGTTGCGTTCATGGGAGCAAGATGAGGATGGGTCTTTGGAGGAGGGGGTTGTGATTAACGCCCTAAAGAACAGTACCGATTCAGAGATTACCAATTCAAATTCCGCTAGTACAAGACCGGGATCCCAGTCAAGGTTTGCAGCGAATATCCAGGAGCCAGAATACAGGCTGACCACCAGCTTGCCGCCCTCCACCTGGAGATCTACTGAGCACCCGCGGCTCTCTGACACCAGCCTGACCCGGTGGTCCACAGCAGGGTCCACCCCCAGGCAACCCTCACCCACAGCCATGCCACCTCCCGAGGACCTGCGGCTGGTGCTGATGCCCTGGGGCCCGTGGCACTGCCACTGCAAGTCGGGCACCATGAGCCGGACGCGGGCTGGGAGGCTGCAAGGCCTTTCCGGGCGTCTACGCATTGGGGCACTGAGCCAACTCCGTACAGAGCACCGGCCTTGCACCTACCAGCAATGTTCCTGTAATCAGAGTCGCGAGGAGTGCCCCCTGGATTCAGGCCCGTGTTTTGGCACCAGCTGCACCACTCAGACCACCACCAAACTCAAATCCagccccagcaccagggccagccCAGCTCTTGCTTTTTGGAGGCAGGTGAGGACTGGGCTGGAGGAAATTTGGAACAGCCTTTCTTCAGTGTTCACAAAGATGCAACCA ATAGAGAGAAACCGAAGGTAA